A single genomic interval of Electrophorus electricus isolate fEleEle1 chromosome 4, fEleEle1.pri, whole genome shotgun sequence harbors:
- the lbhl gene encoding uncharacterized protein lbhl encodes MDGCMRDLSAQDSGMFEIPLPETEERPFKIFPDPVEVEVVLTLEGPQAQVEQGKERLPSIVVEPVDVSDVESGELRWPPQPADTEEGERGTPPAAIADWVEGKQGQEEDKDSEEQGEEEESSVFVNNEQNGPLLDLLPQHLTPPTISVLQTSFLNI; translated from the exons ATGGATGG ATGCATGCGGGACCTAAGTGCCCAGGATTCAGGCATGTTTGAAATTCCACTACCAGAAACAGAGGAGAGGCCCTTTAAG ATCTTCCCAGATccggtggaggtggaggtggtgctgACCCTGGAGGGACCACAGGCTCAGGTGGAGCAGGGGAAGGAGCGCCTGCCCTCCATCGTGGTGGAGCCGGTGGACGTGAGCGATGTGGAGAGCGGTGAGCTGCGCTGGCCCCCGCAGCCCGCAGACACCGAGGAGGGCGAGCGGGGCACCCCGCCCGCTGCCATTGCTGATTGGGTGGAGGGCAAACAAGGTCAGGAGGAGGACAAGGATAGCGAGGAGCAGGGCGAGGAGGAAGAGTCCTCTGTGTTCGTCAATAATGAGCAAAACGGCCCTCTTCTAG ACCTCCTTCCTCAACATTTGACCCCTCCCACCATCTCTGTGCTACAGACCTCCTTCCTCAACATTTGA